CCGACCAGTGAGTGAGTAGAAACCGTGTGCTCCTCGCTGCTTCTGAGTAATTAGGTCCCCTGACAGTTCATTTAGAGTCCAGACTATACAGAACCCAATAGACTGATGCCCTGAGGACACTTTACAATATCATCGAATTTTCTTTGGCCATTGACAGAATGGATGATTACTATTCAACATTACATGAAACAAATGACGGACTATGTCAACATCACGTAAATTGCATTTATGTCATTTATGGTATGTAGATGAGCATTATAATTTTAATGCAGATTCGTGCGTTAAGCCTTTCAAGAAAAACGAGCAGTTGCATAACGTaggcgtaaaaaaaaaaaaaaaaacttgtgttgCAATGCAGGGAGGGATGCAATATCAAGGATTTACTTTATAGAGAATGCTATAGGAGTCCAAACAATAGCactttattttcatgttttgtctCCATCTTGCGGTGGAGATGTGCGATAACAGTTATAATTGAACTTGGTTATGTGGTCTCTTTGATAAGAAAGGCACATATTTTGCCTGAGACCAATAATATTAGACAGCGAGTCTTATTAGGAACCCCAAAAACTCATGAGTGAATTGTCAGCTCAGAGTTAAATGAACTGTCATTTCGACTGCATAGGGAATCcctgtttaatgtgtttgtcCCCATCCAATTACTGAGTAGCTTGAGAGGTTTTCCGTGGTGACTCATTCAGGTGGGCGCGGGGAAAGCAGgggagacagaaaaaaaaagaaagaaagagagagagagaggggggggaTTCCAGCAGCAGTAGAGCTGGCTCTGTCTAAACTCATGTTTCATTGAAACGGAGGGAGTGGAGTTGAATGAGGTAAGGAATCGATTGCGTCAGCAGAGTTTTCCTTTCTTTCTTGAAAATAGGCGAAACAGATTTGATCTGTAATCATCTTAAATAATGAAAGGGAAAGGCTACATGTCACAATCTGTAACATTGCATACCTTTATTCGTTCCCAAACAACTCTACAGAAACAGTGGAAGAATTCTGTGCTTCATGAAGCCGATTAAACGAAGCTCACTGATGGTTTTCTTACAAATTAAAGTCTACTTAAAAATGTACACTCTTTACTGTTTTTATAATCAGTTTGTGTATAATCTCTTGGTGCATGTTCAAATAAAAATTGCTTGTCTTCGTTATCATATCCTTTCGGATGAAATCCATCTGTCAACCCCATCCCCATACCTGGTGGTGTTACAGCCATTTTTATGATTCAATCAGTTTATGATAGATGATCTATATTCTTGTAGTTTGTCGTTCATGCATGTTGTTAGCAACACTAAGGTCAGGGTTTTATTGCCAAGGAGTGCATTAAAAATGTTTGCTATGAAATGTAAATAGTTTTGAATAAAAGCgaaatatataaagtaaaataggTGACATTTTTCCAGAATATCATTTTGAATATGTCCTTTACAGTGGATACAATGAACATGAACATATGAACAACATCATGGTGTGAGGTGTTAATGTCTAAATGAAGgtataaataacaaataaatccAAATCTTTCATGCTAAAGCTTTATTGTtagtttacatgagtaaaacATAGTCCATAGCATTAGTATAGCAGATGAAATCAGAAGTATATTGCGATTAATACTGTGTTAATTAAGTTACACAATTCATATGTAATTTAAATTCATGTGTAATTtcaaaaaatcttttacaatttcttttaaatttcCATAGAcctttattatatttcatagcTCTCACTTTCTCATACTCTCAGATTTTTGCGTACGCACGAGAAAACTTTCGCACTTGGGGTATATTTGAAAATCCGAGCATGTGAAAGAGATTTTTTCCCCCCCCACACATTAATGTTTTCTGTTTATGCAAGTCATATTTTCACTTGAGCTTGCGAAATCTTCGCGCACTCACGAACATTTTCTCAGGCCCTGTCCCACATGTTACACTGCATGTGCTCTCGCGGTCTTGTTATACAATGGCTACCGCGTGCACGCGTCCGTTGAGTTAAAATGATTGTAGACCTATTACTCTGTATCATTAAGTTTACCACATGAACCATGACAGTACCcataaaaatatccatattttaaCAATCCAGTGTTGGCAGGTAAGAATATGAttgttttgtaaagaaaatctaaaatttttgaaaatattactCATGAAAGCAAAGCATCACACCAAAATGGTACAGGGAACCCTTTCCAATCCATCCTTTCTCTTTCTCCTCTGTCTTTTCTCTCTTGTTCCCTCGTGGCAATCAGTCATCCATTACACCACGTTGATTTCCAGCTGATTGGTGACCTGCCTCAGTGCAGCGCAGTCCAGACACCCTATCAGCACCTTCTTCCCAGGAGTCTGAGGGGTGATGGTTTCAGTGTATTGCACTGAGCCACCAGGTAGAATCTGCCTGCAAGTGGAAATGGATATAGTGTATTTGTatgcagaaacacacacagacactcattcTTGTACCTCTGTCTTTGTGAGGATATTCAATGACACAACCCTGTTGAGCTggttatgctggtccttagttgttcatgagctggtttaagctggtcctgAGCTAAAGCTAGTAGCTTAGggccagcacttgaccagcttaaaccagctcatgaccatctaaggaccagcataaaccagctcaaatcatacctaaccagcatatgctgtttgtttttttttttcccaacagGGAATGCTATCTCTAGCTCCTTACCCTAACCATCACAACTAAATGCCTAACCCAAACCCTTACCCAAACATACCCTTAACCTAATTATATCATTGACCCAACAACCAAGTCTTGACTCTTAAACAGGCTTTTAAAGGGCTCTCAGAAAGCGAGAACCAGTCAAAATGTCCTCACTTTACTCTTGGTCCTCACTCCAATGATCTAAAACTCAAACTGGTCCTCAGAAAGATAATACATCTTTCTGTAGATTTATAGATGTCTTGCAGCATTACAATACTGTGTTTAATTGTGTTTAGTCATCTAATTAAGTAATGTCTGGATAATGGAAAAATAACAGTGATGGGTTATTCCATCTTACTCATATAATTTCATTCTGGTCGTTATCAGACCAGGTGCATCAAGGCGGAGCTGAACATTTTTCAGAATGAAATTATGGGGATTTCGGAATGAGATGAGGACCAACAGATCCTTGCCAACCCGGGGCGTTCCAGACACCTGTAGTTGAATTATAATGACAACTGTTAACATAAGGGATGAAACATATGACACGTGTTCCTCTACAGTTTGTAATAGAGGACATATACCTTTATTGTGAGTTCAGGAGGACGGAGAGTGACAACTCTCATTGTCGAAAGGGACATGCCAGTTTCCTCAATGCGCCCGTTCACCACAAAGAGCAAGTTGGCCTGGTCCACCAGGTAGGGCATGTAGTCCACAGCTTGAACATCTATCATCAGTTTTGTGGCTGTGAAATGATTGAAATGATTTTAGTTCTAAAATGCATGTGCCCTAAACTTACAACAGACTTGAAAAATCAGACTCACTGTTCCATGGTTTCACCGTTGCAGTTTTGTTTTCAAGCTTAAAGGTCATGCTGGTGACACCCGTGTAATACATGGCAGAGCCAGTGAGGGTGGCACTGACGGTGCAGGTTTGGCTGGTCTGGTTCTTTATGTTCATTGTCAGCTTGAAGTTGTCACCAATTTTGATGGTGTCAGCCTGGAGCTCGATGTCCACACCTGCTTCAGCGACTGGCAAGTAATCCCTGGTATGAACGCCACGACGCTCTGCATTCTGCATGGTCTGCTTATCCTTGTCACTGCCTGGAGTCAGGAAAAAGGTTGAAAGATTTCACAGGGAATGTGGACCAGTATGCCCCATATCCAGGTGTTTTTGGACCAAATTAAATGTACCTTCTGGATATTTATAGGTAGAAGTTATATCCTCATATGCGTTACTGTTCACCCTTTTGGTGACAATGAGCTTTCCCACATATGCGGTGTCCACAGAGATGATCTTTGAATTTCCATACTTGTCAGATTGACGGTAAATCACATCACTGTTCAGCTGGAGACAGAAGAAAGGGTTTATCCATTTTGTGAATGCTGAGATTTTAAGATCTTGGAAACTAAAGGTAAAAACATCAAAGAGAATTGACATGTTTCTTACCTCTGCAAAGACAAACTTTGCATCAAATGGATAGCTGAGCTCTCCCTCTTTGATGGCATTGACAGATGTTGGGCCACATCGATAAAGACCTGAATGAGAGAaggaaaataactttttatttgttttatatagcATAACAggtattaaataatttatattattaccATGATGAATATATGAACACTACCATGAAATACTAtggtatttttttaactgccatGTATGTATATCACCTATCATGAGAATTGATAGGTATATCACCTATCATGTGAAATGTAGTGTTATCATCTGATTCCATCACTGCACTATGGTACCACCACTACATGTCCATAAGTTTCCACATGGAATACTACAGGTTATTATAGGTTACACTGTGTTTCAAAAGCATAAGGTCAGAGCAGATACTAATGGAACAGAGAACCTCAGACATCCCTTAAATCTCCAAGCAGATGGAGGGTCTATATGCAGGCCTTTAAAAGACTAGCATATAGGATATTAGCTCCATTTAAGGAGCtaaaatatttagttaccacAATTTGTacgtacatttattttaaatcattttaaaacggAGTTCAAGTCCTTTAAGGCACGTGCTTAAAAAGGTattcccccggtttcacagacaaggcttaagctagtcctagacttaAGTGTATGTTATATTTCATAAGTTATATCTTAAAATAGGTCACTGCCATCGTTTTGTCTCATGATGCACGccagtaatatttttatttagtgtacatttataaaagttactaaaatatcctaattgaactaaggcctaatcctggcttaggctaagccctgactgtgaaaccgggccataatgttttatttagcaagcctgtaaccatgTTTTAAAGCTTTCTAACAGTTATCAAGGTGAGCCAAAAACCAAGGACTAGTTCACGAAAATAAgtttttgaaacatttaaaaactgatTAAATTGACAGcggtggtcctagaggcaaagttgcgAAAAATCACATGATATACAGTCCTTTATGCATGTGAAAAAAGCCAAGGTGCCCCCCTCGAATTTTTCACAGGCCTCTAGGGCCATGAGTCAAACAGGCTCAGCGAGTGTCATTCTTATCGGCCTCTGTCAGTAGCCGTGTTTTTCGAGAAACGTAAATATCCTTATAGATAATCGCTTGGACAAAGACATTGCATGCCAGTTTTCAAGTCAGTCGGACTGATTGGATTTATTTTATAGCACCCCCAAGTGGCCAGTCACCGCATCCTTTTTCACAGGACCACAGACCAAGCCCAAAGGTGTACAGAGTTTGGTGAAATGAACTCATTCCATTCAAGATGGACAGCTGCTTTAGTAAAAGTGGCCATGCCCACTTTGAATGTTTTGGCATCCCGTCACGGACATGAATCAAATTTTTTTCCagtaattattgacaatcagacACCAGAAAatctttctgcactggtttgatTCCGATCTGGTGAAATACCTAGGACTAAAATACCTAGGACTTCAACATTCCGCCTTGAGCCATtgattccaatgatataagacacttgagcctGCAACTAatggtttaggagttatgagccattatgtatttttgatcactGTAGCGCCACTTTCAGGCCAATTGGGGCAAGCCTTGGTGATGTTGTAGATTGAATAAATAGAATAGCTGAATAGCAGAATAAATAGAATAGCAGTAGAATAGCTAGCTGGGcagaaattttgttttttaatgatatgtttttttacaatatcTCAGTTAACAGCATTGAAAGGTTAACCCTGACAGATATACTCAGCATTAAAATTTGTGCCTTTATTGCCTAATGTGCAAAGTAATGGGATCCCAATTTTCTAATCTTTTCATGGATAGTGCCTCCTTAATTTATCAGTTAAGTTTAGAGGAAAGCCTGTGTGTGTAGAGGATGTTGAGGATCATACCATCACTGATCTCCTGAGGAGTGCAGTCAACCACCTGCCAGCCAGAGAATTTTTCAGGCAGATCCAGCCTCTTCATGTACACCTCATTCCAGCAGTGGTAGTTCCTGTGAAACATAGTGACATTGTTGCTTAACAACATTGAACCATCATCAGGGCCGTCCCAAGCATGTGTCAGGGTCCAACTGTGAGTTAGAGTTAGCCGGGTCCCTATCAGTTGGTCCATTCACGTTCGCCACAGGGCCTGGTGCGGACAGACCTGACCATCATTACCTATCAGAATGTATCTCACCAGACTGAATCTCTAGTTCGGCTTCGGTCCACTTTCCCGTCTTCATCCAGCACAATATCTGTCTTCAGGTTGCCCGTGTTGTCGTGAGCTGAGCAGTAATTGGTGATGACCCGTGCAGGGATCCCGAGACAGCGCATAACTGGGTGGGACCATCACAGTGTCAGTCTTTTTTGCAAGGGTCTAAATAacataaatttaagaaataacaaaataaacatgcaatGGCCCTACTTACAAGTGTTCAGCACCCCGGCAAACACCCAGCACTGAGCGAAGCACACAGGCACACAACTCTCTCTGGCATATTTTAGCAGGATTTCAGGACTTCCTGTCCAGGCAGTGGGTGCTGTGCCAATGGAGTAATCACCACTCCAGTTGCCAACCAGGACACCATCATCGTCCTGGGAGTTCATCTGAAAATATACCACCAAAAAGCCTAAGTATACATGCCATGTGAATTCATATAAGACCAGCTGCTTAGGAAGTAtgtcagaaaaagaaaaaagaaatattacAGTAGTTTATCCTACAATGCCCAGCCCGaaaaaagttgctgtttggatttaaatgggcaaatacttaagagtctatgactggatcattattacagtgattattatgtttataGCGTGTtgtatgtttggcaacagttcttctaaCCATAATTGATGGAGTGTATAGCTTTTAATTTCTTAATCCAGACCttgaattcattgaaagtctttgggatttgctggaggagactttacagagtgcttgactcttgaccaaaaattgcaCATcttgatggaaaaaaataacatcacaagaggtgcatcaatttttggtcaagatcttgtattgacaatgcaagagtcaagcactctgtaaagtctcctccagcacatcccaaagactttcaatgaatttaaggtatagattcagaggtgccaattcatgtgtgaaaatgattctttatGCCCCCTCCcaaacaatatttcacaatttgagcctgatgaatctgggctttgtcatcctggaatatggccatgatacatcttcctacatggttgtttaagaaatgaaaagctacacactccatccaTTAGGGTAAAAAGAACTGttcccaaacatataacatgctagaaaaatattaatcacagcaataatgatccaatcacagactcttaagtatttgcctatgtAAATTACATATAaccaatattttttatatatgcaATGTTTTTCTAATCCACCAAAAGTGCAACTGAACTCGATAGTCAGTGATCACCAAGCTTTTTTGATAATAACgcctgcttttttgtttttctttgtcaGTTTGAACCATACCAGAGCTGATCCTTGCCGAACAATTTCAATGGCATTTCCACGGTACAGTATTGGTACTTTCCCAGCATCCAGAGCCAAAAGACAGGCATCCAGAACCCCCTGTTCAAACTATAGGAAACCACATAAAAAGTTCAATGAACGTGTCAGTTTGAATAGTCCACCGTAAGCAAAAGTCTGTTCTCTTTGTGAACAAACATCTCCAGAAAACTGCAAACCTGCCCAAAGTTCCATGAACGGGTGGTTATGTTGTTGAATTCTCCATTGTAGATGACTCCCACATCATTCATCACATACTCTTGTCTGTCGGTTTCTCTGGGCATGTACACCTGATCCGCTGTGTTGCAACATATACAAAATACATGCATTATGTTTGTTGCCATCTATAAAGGTGACATCAGAGCACATACAAAGTGTTGTACTCATACTTACCAGGGTCCCAAGGATTGAAAAGAACATAGAAATCGGTGTCAGGGTTCCTCTGAGTGCGCTGTTTTCCAAAATCACTCACAATCACAATAAAGGTTCGAAAGCGGCCAATGATGCAGCTGGCATCTGGTGTTATGCCCACTGTCACATTATTGCCTCGTGCTTCCACCACACGACTCTTCCAGCCCCCAGAAAGTTTCTCTATTCCAATGGACAAAATGATGTAGGTGCCCTTGTTTACATCAGGTGAACTGCCTGTGAGGACAGATAAATGCTAGTAAAAAAGGACCTGttttgcttttttacattttcaactttcaattagtgtgtaatgttgctgtttgagctttaaaaaagtctgaaaagttacaaaaatccattcaaaagGAAGCACTGtttcttgagttttcttctgggaatgaacacgtcacaatatttCTCATATAAATGATACCTGCCCAAGGCATACGCAAAATAAAGAGgtgggcctggttgagttagttagtagtgttctcgcagttatggtaaggggccTGACATTTTCCGAACATGCTCGAAGCTCTTGACCAATCGCAACACACTTGGACCagcagaccaatcagagcacatagTGCTTTTCCGAAGGacgggcttcatagagacaggaactaaacagagttactgacagactgggaagagaggagctgcatcAATGTCAAATATAGGaaaaataatgctttttttttttttttggacattcAAGCATCAAAACCTATTCAAGTAGACCCCAAAACCAAAAAACAAGTCTTTGTAATAAGGTAAAATAAGGGCTTTTTAAAAGATAGTTCAcccaccaaaaatgaaaattctgtcatttactagTTACAAACTcttatgactttctttcataTGTGGAACAAAACTGACGTTTTAAAGTA
The nucleotide sequence above comes from Chanodichthys erythropterus isolate Z2021 chromosome 23, ASM2448905v1, whole genome shotgun sequence. Encoded proteins:
- the LOC137013767 gene encoding coagulation factor XIII A chain-like; translation: MSIQPYPTSSWGQGRIAIDRSNSDESSLPEFEAFDSVIPRAPTTQTISVLSVNMHAADNKRLHNTSNYKNSNLIVRRNNEFFITISFNKPFNNQQDNVQIEFLIGSSPDVNKGTYIILSIGIEKLSGGWKSRVVEARGNNVTVGITPDASCIIGRFRTFIVIVSDFGKQRTQRNPDTDFYVLFNPWDPADQVYMPRETDRQEYVMNDVGVIYNGEFNNITTRSWNFGQFEQGVLDACLLALDAGKVPILYRGNAIEIVRQGSALMNSQDDDGVLVGNWSGDYSIGTAPTAWTGSPEILLKYARESCVPVCFAQCWVFAGVLNTFMRCLGIPARVITNYCSAHDNTGNLKTDIVLDEDGKVDRSRTRDSVWNYHCWNEVYMKRLDLPEKFSGWQVVDCTPQEISDGLYRCGPTSVNAIKEGELSYPFDAKFVFAELNSDVIYRQSDKYGNSKIISVDTAYVGKLIVTKRVNSNAYEDITSTYKYPEGSDKDKQTMQNAERRGVHTRDYLPVAEAGVDIELQADTIKIGDNFKLTMNIKNQTSQTCTVSATLTGSAMYYTGVTSMTFKLENKTATVKPWNTTKLMIDVQAVDYMPYLVDQANLLFVVNGRIEETGMSLSTMRVVTLRPPELTIKVSGTPRVGKDLLVLISFRNPHNFILKNVQLRLDAPGLITTRMKLYEQILPGGSVQYTETITPQTPGKKVLIGCLDCAALRQVTNQLEINVV